GCCGGCGCCCGATGGCTTTAGTAGTTTTTTCTCCCAACACCATTAGGATTTGATTGGTGAGGAGGTTAGTGAAGCAATTTTATCTTTCCTTGAAACTGGCAACCTGTTAAAGGAGATTAATGCCACCGCGATTAATCTAATACCTAAAGTTCCATGCCTTGAGAGTGTTAGTGATTTTCGTCCAATTTCCTGTTGCAATGTAATATACAAGGTGGCTACTAAACTTGTATGTAATAGACTGAGGAAGGTGCTACCATATTTGATTGTGGGGAATCATGGTGGTTTTATTCAAGGCAGATATATAGCCCATAATGTGATGATTTGTCAAGATTTAGTAAGACATCATGGGAGGAAAGGAGCTAAACCGAAATGCCTTATGAAAATGGATCTTAGGAAAGCTTGTGGTACTTTGGATTGAGATTTCCTTGAAGAAATTCTTGTAGCCTATAGATTTTTGGATCACTTTATTCAATTGATTATGGTTTGTGTGAGAACTCCTAAGTTTTCCATTATGTTAAATGGGTCTTTCCATGGCTTTTTTAACTCCAAAAGGGGGCTGAGACAGGGGGATTCGATGTCACCATTGCTGTTTGTTTTAGCTATGGAGTACTTGTCTAGAGTCTTGAAAAAAATTGCGAGGGACAAGGAGTTTCGTTTTCATGAAAGATGTGCGGATTTACAACTTAATCATCTATGCTTCGTTGATGATGTGGTGTTATTTACTCATGGTGATTTTAAATCAGTTTATAGAGTGCTTCAAGGCTTTGAATTATTCTCTCAATCTTCGGGGTTACAAGCTAACTATAGCAAATCGAAACTCATAAGCAATGGTATTCCAGAAGTTGAGGTTCAAAGAATTTTATCGGTGTCCAAGCTAAAGAGAGGCAATCTTCCTTTTCAGTATCTTGGTATTCCTATTAGTGCAAAGAAATTCTCACCTTGTGATTATGAAGGTTTAATTGATAAAATGGTGGATAGAATTAAAAATTGGAGCTGGAAGTTCTTATCTTTTGCTGGGAGACTTACTCTCATTAATTCAGTCTTAATATCTTTCCATACATATTGGGCTCATATTGTAGTACTACCTAAGAGAGTTTTGTGTAGAATTAATGAGATTTGTAGAGCTTTTTTATGGAAAGGATTGGCTGAGTTTGGAGGGCCGGGGAGTGTGGCATGGGATGATGTGTGTAAAAGCAAGTATAAAGGAGGCTTGGGTATTCGACATATTGATCTGTGGAATTTGGCAGCTTTGAGGAAGTATGTTTGGGCTATTGCTGCTAATAAGGAAAACATGTGGGTTAAGTGGATACATTCGGTTTACCTTAAGGGAGAACATTGGTGGGAATATGAGCCTCCTTTGCAATCCATCTTATATTGGAAGAAGATTACAGAAGTAAAAAATAGATTGAAGGAGTTTTACTCCTTTCAATCTTTTATCTCTATAAGGTATAGCATTACAGAAGTTTATGGCAAGTTTAGGGGAGTTCTAGAGAGTGGGAATTTAGCTTGGACTAGATATATTTGGAATGCTTATTTAGTGCCCAAGCATGCTTTTATCACTTGGCTAGCTACACTGAACAGATTGAAAACAAAAGCTCAACTTCATCATATTGGAGTTGCAAGTGATCCAACTTGTTTGATTTGTGGTAATGCTAAGGAAGATGGTATCCATCTATTTTTTTCTTGTTGTTATAGCAGGAAATGTATCACTGAGATCAAGCATTGGCTGGGGTGGAATTCAAATTCTGAAAGTTTGCAAGGTCTCTTGAGATGGCTAGCTAGAGGGAAGGGCATATATCTCAATTTCAGAGAGGAATTTATGCTACTAGTTTAGCTGATTCTACCTATCATTTGTGGAGAGTGCGCAATACTCTTTTATGGGATGAGAAAATTGTTAGTATCGACTGTATAGTTAAATGGAATGTATCGAACAAGATATTAAAGCTAGAGGGAAATTTGTTTTACGGAATATAATCAACATGATGGATAGGAATTGGTTTGGGGATTTAACTGTATAGAatcttttgttttttctttttgatttgtcTGGTATCTTTATTTGGGTTGCTGTTCGTTGTAATTGGTGTTTTTTGATTAATGAAATTGcttacttaccaaaaaaaaataaaaattctacATCTATGAATGTGGGtagaatttaaatttgttaattgtaaTAAATTTTGTGACTTTATTTTAATTTGGACATTCTAATTAAGATTCAAATTTGTGATATAGAATATTATTCTTTCTTGAATTTATACTAATAAGTTGAAAAGTTAACTTGGGTGGTGGAAGGTGCTCATTTcctttcaaaaaataataaaagatctATGTAGTAGTCACTACAATAAAATAAGGATTTTACAATACCCATTTATGTAtcgtataatatatttttttagaatttataATTACATTGCTCCATATATAATCTGTAGGATTTTACCACTTTAACCTACACCAGCTCAACAAATATGTTATCAAACCAAGGTCAAAATAGACTTTATATTCTGATCAAAATATGTGAACCACAAAGACCCACGTGTCTACACAAAACAGTAAACAAAATTGACCCAAAATAAACTCTAACAAGCTTTATCACTTTACAGAAAAATGAGCAGCCTTCGAAATGGGTTTTCTGCAAAAGCTCTGTTAGGGCATAAAACAAATATGGTTTGAGAGATGAATTACAACAGaaatataagaaaaatagagAGTGATAAGGAAGCAAACACAGAGAGTTTTCGAGGTTCGCCCAAAAATGGCTACTTCCTCGTCGAGCTCGCCTCAGGGATTAGCTCAGTCTTTTCATTCAGCATGCTTGATTTCGAGTACAACAATGGAGGTTCCGAGTCACAGAGATCGACTGGTAAGCCTCAATCTATCCTACTTTCTCAGTTTATTTCACTCTTTCCTTAACCCTTTTACTGActatttctctcttttctttttctgtaCAAAACACCTCACGAGGGGGAAAAACTTCTTCACACATGAGGATTCTTGGAGCTTCAACTCAGATCTTGAAGGAGGCTCTTTTTATTGCACTGTTTGAAACTTCTTTTCCTTATTTATACTAGTTGATCTTCTGAATAACTTGGCAATCTGTTGTAACTGATATTCTGTTAGAGGTTTTGATCTTTGAATGACTGGTTTAAATTTCTGTTGTAATCTTGCTGAGTTGTATAAATGATTTTAGATAAAGCAGTTTTATAAAGGAATTTAAATAACAAATTCCACCTAAATTCCTTTATGAGACTGCTTAATCATATTATTAGTATTCCCTGAGAGTCCTGACTCGAATAGTGGTGCTGTTATCCTCCTTGACTGATACCTAATAAGTTTAGGCAGTGTTTAAACTTAGTTAGGTTCAGTACTTTAGTACCCATGTCTGCAGGATTGTCCTCAGTAGGCACCTTCTCAATGTTGACCACTTCCTGTGTTACTTGATCCCTTATAAAATGATACTTTATTTCTACATGCTTAGTTCTATCGTGAAAAACTGGATTCTTACATAGGTGTATGCAGCTTTGGTTATCTGAATAGACTGTAGGTTTTTCTCTTAATAGGCTTAGTTCTTCCATTAGACCTTTGATCCATATTGCCTCCTTTATAGCCTCTGTAACTGCTACATATTTGGATTCAGTAGTTGATAGGGCCACTACTGGCTGTAGTTGAACTCTCCAGCTTACACAGTTTCCTTCCACTAAGAAAAAATATGCTGAGGTAGATTTTCTGTTGTCCTTGTCACCTGCATAGTCAGCATCACTATATCCTTCTATCAAAGTGCAGTTTAGTTTCTTAGTAAACTTAAGTCCTGTTTCAGTAGAACCAAGTAGATATCTAAATACCCATTTCATAGCCTCCCAATGCTCTTTTCCAGGATTTGCCATATATTTGCTTAAGACACTTATAGCATATGCTAGGTCAGGTCTTGTACATATCATAAGATACATTATAGATCCAACTGCATTAGAATAGGGTACCTTAGCCATTTCTTCTTTTTCTGTCTGAGTCTTAGGGCACTGTTCCTTGCTGAGGTAGTATTGGTTTGTCATAGGCTGTCTAGTAGTCTTAGCATTCTTCATGAAAAACTTTCCAATGATTCTTCTCACATAGTCTCCCTGAGATAGAGTAAGTACTCCCTTGTTTCTGTCCCTGTGAATACCTATGCCTAGGATTTTAGTTGCCACTCCCAGGTCTTTCATTTCAAATTCTGATTTCAGCCAGCCCTTCCTTAGGTCTATTGTAATTCTTTCCTTACTTATTAtgagcatatcatccacataaagcaGTAAGTAGATCACATCTTTCATTTGAGCTCCCTTATAATATAGGCATGTGTCATAGTAGCTCCTAGAAAACCCTTTCTTGTTCATGAATGCATCAAATCTTTTATTCCACTGCCTTGGTGactgttttaaaccatatagGGATTTGATTAGCTTACAAACCATATGTTCCTTTCCTTTGACTTCATACCCCtttggttgttccatatatataTCTTCTTCTAGTTCCCCATGTAGAAATGCTGTGGTAACATCCATTTGATCAACCTCTAAATCATATTGTGTAGCAATAGAGAGCATGATTCGTATAGTTTTATACTTAACCACTGGTGAGAAAATTTCAGTAAAATCAATCCCCTCCTTCTGTGTGAAACCTTTTGCAACCAGTCTAGCTTTGAATTTTATAGGCTCTTCCTTGTTTCTGCCCTCTTTTAGCTTGTACAACCATTTACATGATACCACATTCTTACCCTTAGGCCTATTTACCAATTTCCAGGTACTGTTCTTGATTAAAGAGTCCATCTCTTCATTCATAGCTTTGACCCACTGTTTTGAATCCTTGTCTTTCATAGCTTCCTCATAGGTAGTAGGTTCAGTTCTGTCCAGCCCCATAGCGCTTACAAATGCATAAGCTAATACCTCTTCCCATGCATTAAAACTGAATTTCTGAGTAGGTTTAGGGATTCTTCTAGTTCTGTCTCTAGTAAGCTGATAATCTGCCAATGTTTCAGCCGGTTCTTGTCCTTCTAGATTATGTTCCACCTGACCTGTATTATCTTCTTGAATTTGCTCTGCTTGCTCTGTTCTTACTTGGTCATGTTCATTCTGATAAGGTTCTGTTTGCATGATATCTGGTTCTGCTTGTGCTGGTTTATGTTGATTTATTTCTGTATGATAATCTATTATGGTACCTGCATGGTTAGTGTTTAAACCTGCATCTGTGCTAGAAATAGGATTAGTAATACAGGGAAAAACATCTTCTTTAAAAACAACATCCCTACTTAATATAGTTTTAAGACCAGATTTCTCCTTAACCCACAACCTGTATCCCTTAGTGCCTTCTGGGTAACCTCAGAACACACACTTAAGAGCTCTAGGTTCTAGCTTACCTACACTTTGGTGTGCATAGGCTGCACAACCAAATACCCTTAAATTTGATAGGTCAGGTGGTTTTCCTGTCCAAACTTCCTCGGGTGTTTTGCATTCAATAGCACTAGATGGGCACCTATTGACTAGATAAGCTGCAGTTAGAACAGCCTCTCCCCAGAAACCTTTAGCTAGACCTGATTGTAGCATTAAGCACCTGACTTTATTCATTAAAGTTCGGTTCAtcctttcagcaacaccattttgctgagggGTTAACCGAACTGTTCTATGTCTTTGAATCCCAACTTCCCTACAATATTGGTCAAACTGGTCATTGCAATATTCTAGCCCATTATCTGTTCTTAAGGTCTTGACTCTATGATTAGTAAGATTTTCCATCAATGTTTTCCACTGGACAAATTTCTGAAAAGCTTCATTTTTATGCTTAAGTAAAAACACCCAAACTTTCCTAGAATGGTCATCTATTATAGACATAAAATAAGAACACCCCCCATGAGTAGAAGTCTTTTCAGGACCCCATAAATCTGAGTGTATGTATTCTAGGATTTTCTTAGTTTTGTGTGCCCCTGTTTTGAACCTAAGCCGATGATGCTTACCAAGTATACAAGATTCACAGAAGTCCACCTTGCTCACTCTATCCTTGCCAAACAGGTTCTGTTCACTTAGAATTTGTAGTCCCTTTTCACTGATGTGTCCCAATCTTCTATGCCATAGGACAGCCTTTTGATCTTCAGTTGCTTGTGTCATGGTATTGTTGCATTGAGTCACTGGTTCTCCTTGTAAATAGTATAGGCCTTCATGTTTGTGCCCCTTTATTATAGTCATGGCTCCTTTACTTAGTTTTATTGTACCTGTTTCAATTTTACTCACAATACCCATGTCATCTAGAACACTAATTGAAATCAGATTTCTAGCAAGACTAGGAACAAACCTGACACCTGTTAGTGACCTTATAGCCCCATCAAACATTTTAAAACTTACTATACCAGATCCTTCTATTTGGCATGATTGGTTGTTTCCCAAAATGACTTTTCCTCCTGTTGATTCCCTGAAATCAGTAAAGAATTGTTTTGTGTTAGTCATGTGAAAAGTACAACCTGAATCTAGTATCCAATCGTCTTTGAAAGTTGTAGCTGTGACATATACTTCTCCACTGTCATAACCACTACTCATATTGGCCTGTTCTGATTTATTCTTGAAAGAGTGATAGTCTGATTTATTTGTTTCTGAGTCTTGTCCTTCTGATTTGGATTTATTTTTCCTTAACCAAAGATAGCAATCCCTTTTAAAATGCCCTGGTTTTCCACAATGGTAGCACCCTTTTTGGTCATTAGGTCCCCTAGAGCTTGATATGCTTCTGTGGTTGCTAGGCCCTCTAGAGTGTCCACGGTGTTGACTTCTGCCCCGATTGTGATGAGATTTCTTATGCTGAGGCTTGCCTTGACTAAAATTCACTTCTCCACTTGATGTCCCTAATCTTTCATTTTTCATCTCCAAGTCCTTTGATTTCAGAGCTGAAATCACCTCTTCCAATGTGATTTCAGTTCTGCCATATTTAATGGCAGTCTTAACCTCTCTATAGGATTCAGGTAGTGAATTAAGAATAATGATAGCCTGGTTTTCATCACTTAGAGCTTCATTCTCTCCTGAGTTAGCCAGCTCAATATGCATCCTTAGGAATTCATCAAGGTTTTGATCAAGAGTCTTAGTATGGCTCATCTTGTATCCGAATATCCTTTCCTTTAAGAAAATCTTGTTTGTTAATGACTTTTGTTGAAACTGTTCTTCCAATTTCTTCCATAGTTTGGCTGGGGTCTCTTCTTTGTCTACCAATCTGATTATAGCATCAGATAGGTTGAAGATGATGATTCCAGTGGCTGTCTCCAAGAATTCCTCTTGTTGAATCTTGGAGGTATTTTCAGGCCACTCTATTGGATCTTCAAGAACTCTCAGTAGTTTTTGTTGTGCCAATAGAGATCTTATTTTTCTTCTCCAAATCCTGTAATCACTAGAACCATCAAACTTATCAATGTCAATTTTAATATTACTCATGTTAGAAAAATCTGAAATTAAACTAGTTAAAGAATCAGAAATTTCAGCTTGATCAGTCAGTGGAATATCCACAAAATCTCCTGTATTGAATACAGCCCCTGGAGGATCAACTTCCTCCAGTCTTTCTTGTTTTCTTGATAACTCTTGTGAACTGAATCTCCTTGccaaacctggctctgataccactgtagGATTTTACCACTTTAACCTACACCAGCTCAACAAATATGTTATCAAACCAAGGTCAAAATAGACTTTATATTCTGATCAAAATATGTGAACCACAAAGACCCACGTGTCTACACAAAACAGTAAACAAAATTGACCTAAAATAAACTTTAACAAGCTTTATCACTTTACAGAAAAATGAGCAGCCTTCGAAATGGGTTTTCTGCAAAAGCTCTGTTAGGGCATAAACCAAATATGGTTTGAGAGATGAATAACAACAGAAATATAAGAAAAACAGAGAGTGATAAGGAAGCAAACACAGAGAGTTTTCGAGGTTCGCCCAAAAATGGCTACTTCCTCGTCGAGCTCGCCTCAGGGATTAGCTCAGTCTTTTCATTCAGCATGCTTGATTTCGAGTACAACAATGGAGGTTCCGAGTCACAGAGATCGACTGGTAAGCCTCAATCTATCCTACTCTCTCAGTTTATTTCACTCTTTCCTTAACCCTTTTACTGActatttctctcttttctttttctgtaCAAAACACCTCACGAGGGGGAAAAACTTCTTCACACTTGAGGATTCTTGGAGCTTCAACTCAGATCTTGAAGGAGGCTCTTTTTATTGCACTGTTTGAAACTTCTTTTCCTTATTTATACTAGTTGATCTTCTGAATAACTTGGCAATCTGTTGTAACTGATATTCTGTTAGAGGTTTTGATCTTTGAATGACTGGTTTAAATTTCTGTTGTAATCTTGCTGAGCTGTATAAATGATTTTAGATAAAGCAGTTTTATAAAGGAATTTAAATAACATAATCGACATTGGTCAAAGAATGACATAATATCTTCTGAAATATTATGATAGATTCTATGTCATTCGCATGGAGCGATGTAAAAGACTGAACATACTGTAATAACAAGAACTATACTATAACAATACCATTCAAATCGAAACAAGAACAAACCACTAAACTTAGTTAAATTTAATGGTTTGATTAattacattttattatgtaataattgtaaatGATGACAATATCATTCTGTATGATTGATGACACCACATTcacatgatacaaaattataaacACCATCACAATTGAAAAGGTGAATGACCAGAAAACTATATATATCGTATAGTAATTATCAGAAGGACTTTtgttatcatagaataatatttaCCACAAACTAACGACAAATCAAGAACATGTGAAACTTTATCGTCGAATGCACTGTAAAATTGAAGAAAGTGAATCTTATAGTAGATATGAGAAATTTTTGTTCCCATATAATATTGTCATCATATGGCTGGTTTTGTCTTGGTCTAGATCTAAATCTGCAGTGTTGGCTTGGATtggtttattttatttctttgcctTTAGATCTAATAATTAAGCTTTATAATTTCaagatataatatatatatatatggagaatTTCAACATAATTAAGTGTAATTAAGATCAATTTTAACGAGGGCTAAAAATCCAAtcttttacaaaaatatgaaagTATGATGTCTTTGGGACTCACTTTCTATAGGGTAAaaaagtgatatatatatataaatatatatatctatatatatgaaacccccatttatataaatatacttGCTACCATAATCTTTTCTAAAACgtctttctttatatatatatatatatatatatttacagtgCTAACATATGAGGatgtttttgtttaataataatagaaaaatgattaatgtattatattattaatagAGATTCATATTTATATCACATCTAAAATATATACAAAGTGACAAAGAAATGTGTACCTAGTTTCATTCATATTAATATTGTATTAATGTTTGTAtggcatatataatataatgaagattttttttattcaataaaaccCTCTCCAagaatttaaaaaagaaaaaaacaaagttTAATAAGTATATGTGAGTAATTGTTTGGTAATTACAGTCCCTATTGTTTTTTCTCACACTCAATAATTTAATGCAATAAACATCAACGATAGAATTCCAAGTGATGTGCTGTCAGTTGCAGCATAATCTctgattcttttgtttctttctCTTTCGAatcttctttaatttttgttttcaTTTGTTTTATTCAACGAAAACCTCCAAAAACATCAAAGTTATATAGTTTGTTCAGTGAATAAATTATTTAAAGGAGTTGAAAGAACGAAAGATTCTCTTATACTCttagtacatatatatactaatatatatacatatatatttatattctttAGCTTATAACGTGAATGAAACACCCATATGATTCTTTTATTTAAATACATACATTTAATAATACTAATTACTggcattaattaaaaaataatcacACATGCTTTTGCTCTTAATTATGTAGGCATTTTTTCTAACAAAACGAATTGATTTTTTAATTGGGGCGGTGCTGACCCATTTGCGAGGCCATAATTCCTTGACAttaattaacatatatatatatatattatctaacttcaaataaattaaaattaatttatatgaatttcaaaattcCCAATTTAGGATCGAATATCCTAAAACATGAGGAAGTCATTAAAAAACACAAGAAAGAGACCCAATGGGAGTGAGCTAGCTAGGGCTGGATTTGGTCCAACCAAATGATTACATTCCTTGCAAGGAGAAAACTTGACCAGTTATTTAAGGCTTGATTGGTATGTAATTTAGAaatgattttatcattttgaaaACACAAAATACATTGGCCCACAAAGAATAATTGATTGGTTTGTTATTTTCAAAAATTGTGTtcaaatacaaaattaaattttAGCCTGAAAAAATGAAAACGACTATTTCACGTTTTCTTAgtattcaattcatttattcgaaaaaaaaaaaaaacatatttcaaCTAGTCCTCACTTGTTTCTCCTTTCACAtcttcaaaaataatttttagatttAGTTCTACCAATTACATATtctatttttgttatattttcaaatattctacaaattatatatttaattttttaaaactaaaaaacagtTTACAGATAGTGAATCagtcacattttcagaaacatattTTCAATCACTAAATTcatattttcatttcagaatcacactttttattaatatagttttctAATTACGAACCAATCAAACCCTTAGTATTTGCTGACACATAACTCTCTCCACAACcacattttcttttgttttcaacTCTTATCAAATTTTAAACATCTTTCCCTTAAATTTCCATTTTTTCCAGTGTTAAGGGAAATAATATGAAATAGGCATAATTATTGGATGttgactaatatatatatatataaataacgagccatatgcatatttacttaattttatttatagaatttattaattatttttattaaatttatattaatatcatataaattttgaaataaatatcttattttaattaaataatttatatatttttgtttaagtttatgtttgttctaatttttgaatttgggagtaacaacaagagattatatattatatatttaatgtaatattaaatattatacgtggattttaaatttaagtttcttgctaatttaaaaaaaaaaacaatttgttgctaattcacagtagattatattatatgtttaatatgacattattctaataagtgagtttaagtttaattaaattttatttaagttataaaacgtataattttattatttttaaataattatcattgtaaaatatctcaaaaatatcatattttaatttgtttaattatttattatttttaaataattatcattgtaaaatatctaaaaaatatcatattttcattttttttaattatttattttattttatttaactttaagtgtttacaaactaccgttaaatataagaatattctattaaatataagaatattctattaaatataagaatattccgttaaagttaacattaaaaaaataaaaaattattaaaaccaagaatttccgttatacacacttattatatagaagatatatatatatattaaggggaataattatattaattcaaatttaGAGAGTTACTAAAATAAAGTGTCAAAAAGGTTATTGAATACTGTTATTTATATACTAGCTAAATATGCATTTTTGATAAGTAATGAGTATATTTGCTAGAAATCAATTCTTCTTTGTATTGTATTATGACATTcttccaaaataaataaataaaaacaattttttttttggagaattactcataaaataaagtttaaaaacTCAATATATAATTTGTCtattttttattgaataaaataACACTAGCGATTTTAAATTGTTgtaattcaattaaaaaataatagttaaagattaatgaaaaattataattGGGTGCTTCTATTTACAATTGAGATtgattaaatataatagttaagTTGTTTACAGGTGAAAAATATTTAACAATTTTCACTCTAGTTGgagtgaaaatatgagtttttattgtATGCATCTATAATTGATCTTTTGGAgtttaaagtgatacaatgagttaTTTAaacatgcccaaaaagtttggtagtatttggaggtgtttaagatCACTTTTGGAGAAGTAAATAAGGCCTAGAGGCGACATATCGCCTGTTGAGAGGCAATGTGTCGCACGCATACTCATGAGCAGCCCGTAAcacagcaggcgatgcatcgcctattaATTTTAGGGTGACACGTCGGCTGGCACCATACGAGAAGTTTGATTTTTGGCTCCAAATGATGTATTTAAAACCTCTAattctattggttagacttaatgacggtGTCTATACTAGAAAAATGGTTCTTTAGAGTTGTGAAGCTTTGATCACACTTCTcaattctctctctagctttccaagaacctccaagaaactcatcaagaatTGTTCTACTTGTATGAGTTTCAAGACTTGTTAAATGTCAATTCTCATTTCACTTTGTAGAGGCTTCAAGTAACTTTAGGAAGAAttgaaatagagaatttggacaacaatattcctTATGTATAAGCTTTGGATTCTTCAATTTTGGTTCCTCTCACATCAACTATTTTGATTTCATTTTTTTGCATCATTTTTTATGATAACTCTTTTCATAgttctattatattttttgtaatgATTGCATTTATCTAGATTGTATAATTTCACTGTTTATTTTATGGCATTTTCAATATTGTAATGCATATGATTTttgattagtctctagggtttgTATCATTGAGTTGATTCCATTTAATCTTTGTTGAATTTAAGTTTGTAAGCCATAAATTCCTAACATTTGCACCCAATATTTTTCTCCCCTCATccattttttaattaaatctcccataaaattaaaaaa
This genomic interval from Humulus lupulus chromosome 8, drHumLupu1.1, whole genome shotgun sequence contains the following:
- the LOC133795693 gene encoding uncharacterized protein LOC133795693, with translation MSPLLFVLAMEYLSRVLKKIARDKEFRFHERCADLQLNHLCFVDDVVLFTHGDFKSVYRVLQGFELFSQSSGLQANYSKSKLISNGIPEVEVQRILSVSKLKRGNLPFQYLGIPISAKKFSPCDYEGLIDKMVDRIKNWSWKFLSFAGRLTLINSVLISFHTYWAHIVVLPKRVLCRINEICRAFLWKGLAEFGGPGSVAWDDVCKSKYKGGLGIRHIDLWNLAALRKYVWAIAANKENMWVKWIHSVYLKGEHWWEYEPPLQSILYWKKITEVKNRLKEFYSFQSFISIRYSITEVYGKFRGVLESGNLAWTRYIWNAYLVPKHAFITWLATLNRLKTKAQLHHIGVASDPTCLICGNAKEDGIHLFFSCCYSRKCITEIKHWLGWNSNSESLQGLLRWLARGKGIYLNFREEFMLLV